The following is a genomic window from Paralichthys olivaceus isolate ysfri-2021 chromosome 3, ASM2471397v2, whole genome shotgun sequence.
AGTTTGTCTCAGCTGTCTTCATGCTCGCTATCAGCTTATCGCCTGCTGATCTGgtgcctgcagctgctgctcctctcatcaggtctcctctgtgtgtgtgtgtgtgtgtgtgtgtgtgtatctcatCAGACGCAGTTTTACAGCTTTGTTACGTCCACGTCTTTCTTATTATCATCATTTCACCTGCAATACTCTGAGGGTCTCCCGTGAATAAAGTGAACAAAGTGTGATGTTCCCTCGGCTCCTTTCGCTCTTTGCTGCGATTAACAAGCTGCTTTCAAAGAGAACATATGACTGAACCAGCAAATTCattaaagacagaggaggagtcGATCCTGTGGCGTAATGAGGTTCTCTAACAAAAGACAAATGAGTCTGAGGCGTTAGGTTTAATGAGCGGCAGCATGATTAGAGACTCTCATCAGTTAGGACGACATAGTTCTGTGAAACAGTTTGTCTCTTCTGCATCAAACTGAAACACGTCTTGGTTTATTTTATCTACAAAGATCGGATTTCGGATCACGCTGCTGTTGATcggaaaaagaaataagaactGGAACAACAAAGGTTATTTAAAACACACCTCGAATTTTAGACTTAAGATGAGGAAACAGATTTTATCAGGTGTTcttataaatacacatatatcCTCCATCTTTCCATTTATCCAACCACTCCTGTATTGCATCAATGCATTGAACAACTACTACTAAATTTGAAAACATGCATCAGCAGCAAAACATTGAAGGAAATAGATTGAAACTACATGTGtcagcttttattctgaaagcaCATTATCGTAAAATGAACCTTTGTGTTATCAAAggtcacaacaacagaaaacagacaatGAGATAAATCATTTTAACTCAATTATCCAAACTCCTCTCAGACAAACCAGAGATCCAGACGTGCATTAagttttgagtgtgtgcacgtgctctgcacatgcatgtgtctgtatACGTGCTTCCTCGCAGGCATGATCCCATTAGAGCACCAGATCCTCCTGTCAGGTTTTAAtttgctgctcctgctgctgccgctgggCGTTGGGGCGACAGGAGGGACCACGGAGCGATAAGCAGGTTTGAGGCCTGAGAGTCTGAACAGACTGTGCGTTGCAGCTGCAGGCAGAGTAAAGTACACAAACCCAGGAGTTGTGTAACATAACAACTACACAAGATGCCCTAGATTGGTTTCTTTTCTATGAATTTAGAATTAAACGTCCTGTGGGGATAATGGTGAGATGCaccatgcacacacccacactgatGAGTCTGAACACATGAAGACCATCATCACTCGGTGGGATTAATTTCCTGTAGGCACAGAATGTCTGGGTGGTTCAGAGGTGTATCAAATTAATATAAAGTGAGAACCTGAGAAATTTTAGTTACGAAGAAAGAAGGCGTTGTGGTGAAATACGCTTCTTAATGAGACGTTTCTTAATGAGACAGATAATTAGACGTTGAGGGTAAAAGGTTTTCAGAAAATGCCTCAATAAAGGACTCAAACAACACTTGAGGGAGAAGTTTGCCGTCAGTGGTTTAGTTTGCAAAACAAAACTagtgtaaataataaaagacaTTATAATCTTGGTTCAGACTTTGGTGTGAAAACGCTCTAAATCCACATCATCCCTCCTTAATGAGCTCCGACACCATCAAGAAGATTCATAtcctttatttttctcttcatgtcatCGTACTCCTCAGAGTAACACACCGGATTTACCACCTCGTCATCATCTACATGGCAGTTTGACGTCCGAAACATCCTCCAGATTTATCACTCTCCTCTGGCCTCCTGCAttcgagctgcagctgcaggacatCAGACTGAAACAAGAATCTGATCCCGTGTGCACACGTGAACATGCATGTTTTCGTCCCTGTTGCGTATGCATGACTTCCTTGAGagcaacattttcaacaaaCGTCTGCGTCACCTCTGTTTTCAAAGATTAACCCATTTTAGATCTGCGTGGAAAAGCTCCTGGAGCACTGCCTCACCTGGAAGCCCCACAATGAGGCTGCTGGTGAATTATTAACCCAAGATTTTACAGATCCAGCCTCAATAAAACCATCAAGACATTTCTGTTTCTACTTCTATGGCTTTTCTCAGCAGCAAAGCATGCAGCCACTAAACATTATTTAGTAAATATTTAGACGTGTTTAAGTTTCTTCTGCTCGTCAAAGTCCGATGTGCACAAGATTAAATTTGGCTTATTTACTGTAAAGTGAGtcatgattttttaaatgtgttgccCTTAAATAGGCATGAAGTTCGGCTGTGAATGTGCATCAGGCCGCGGAGGTGAATCCAAACACAGGAGACTTGAACtgttgcagatgaaaacaaatttaGCATTTTAATGGTCGGAGATCTCGTTCTGacagtaaagtttttaaatttcatgagAAGAAAAGTCATCAACGTCTCTCGTTGTGTATTTTCCTGGAAAGCTCCCTGCTCTATTCTCACGCTGACGTTTTCTGGACCTTTCCACAGAGCGACTGACCCAGACGTTCGAGTTCTCCAGCAGCGCTGGTCTGAAACCTGCTTAAGATTAGAACTGCTCATTCTTAACACACGACCCGTCAAGATTCAAATATTCCTTTCCAGCTTTTCATAATCTGTTACTGACTCTGGGTCTGagaatatttgaaacaaatGACGAGGGCTCTGTCACCAGGGTTCAGAGAGAAATCTATGTGGTTCACATCAGGAAGGTTCCTTCGTCACTATGGTTacaataacaaacacagagttAAAGGTTGCTGGGCTGATCCCCAGCCGCATCCTGAATGCCAACCATTAGCCTTTTATATGTTTTACTGCGAGCATGTTAGCATACATGTGTTCTCGGCTGAGTTCAGCCTCGTGCTAACACGTCTGCAGAAGCTTGAAACGAACCTATAAGCAGCCGCAAAGTTCAGATTATCCATCACATGATTTTATTCGCGAACAGTCACAGATTTGATACGacaatattttcatttaacacaAATCTACGTAGGAGAGTTTACATTCTGATAAAACATTTAAGTGTGGCCATCGAACTGAACAGGTATTTTTACATtgtgccccccccacccctcgcTCAGATCGGGTGTGAACGGGAGGAGGGAGGTCGAccactgaaacatttacagATAAATCACAAATCTAAAAGACATGCGACAGAAAGTCAAGATCAACATTTGTGCAGCCTGTTGTTACGACCAGGACTAAAGACTCTGACAATATTGTTAGAACGAATAAACATGTACACATCAGCTGCTCTGGTTTAattatattctttttatttttaaaatgtataaatatcttGGTACAATCtcataaatacaacattttaacaCTGATGGGTAAGACACTGAACATTCGGCGATGCTGGCGTTCTCATCACGCACAATCAAGTTGGgtcattctttaaaaaatagaaCTGGTTTACATTTCACAGAGACGTAGTTGTCATCGGGATACAAATGACCGCAGGGTTGAATGGAGGCGTCTCCGTTGGGTGGAGGTAGCGTTAGATTGTTTTCTGTCGTCAGCGTCAACATGACCTCGACGTGACCGGAGAGCAGGTCGGGTTTTTGCAGAAGCAAATGTTTAAAGCTCACaatgcaaatatttaaaacctCATCATATTTATATATCGTAAACTGCTCAAATCAGACAAAGGGGGCGGGATATATAGACGCACAGACAGTCGGCATAGCACGGAACCTCAAATGACCAACAACATCCAGGAATTAATGCAAAGTatcaaaaaagagaaataaaatcttCACCACATCCCACATGAACCTTTTTCACGTCACCTTCTAAACCACAGATTCTTCCAAACTCTAAACCGATCTCTTCCAGCTCCTCTTGTACATTTGCAGCCTCGTCTTCGTCCCTTCTTTCCTTCTCGTTTAGGCGCCGCCAGTTAACGTCTGCCTGTTCTCCACACAGTCACAgtttttcatctctttattCTGAGACAGATCCTGGATCAGCTTGGAGACGAGGAAGCGTCTGTAGGAATCTTTCTCCATCAAGACGTAGATCTTCCTCTGGGCCTCGTCGAAGCAGTTCGGGCAGGCGTTCTCCACGCCCTGCCTCGTTTCTTCTCTGGTCGCCCCGTCCAAGTTCACCTGGAGAGAACGAAGAAGACGGAGGGTAAATAAAATGGAGACGGCTTTAAGAAGAATCGAAAATAGTATTGATGCCGGGTGAATTTTGTGAAATCACAGACATAACATGCAGTTTTAATGTAGTTTCCAAGGTCTAGCAATTATCATGTTGTTGTAATTGCAAAATACATATTGAATGACTGAAATAATCAATCTAATTTCtgaaacagatttaaagttaattaatcaattaattaactACACATGAAGAGCTTTAATCATGTGATGTGTATTGCTTTTATTATCTGAtctattatttttacattctgACTGTGAGCTTCATATTGTCTGTTGTCGCTCGTATTGAAAAGTGCTgtagaaataaagttattattataatttttttaattttttataaaatatatccGGTTATATTGAAATTTCACAAAAACTGTAGATTATAGGAggtaatgagagagagaaaatgcatATATTTATGTAAGAATACTTATATTCTTGTATATTATTAACCCTTGTTAGGCCTGTTAGTAATtaattttcaaaaacacaaatgatcaaTAGTTTTATTAAGGTCTCTGGTGTTTTGTTCAGTTCCAGTTATAAGAAACATATGTTTATTTTAGATCTGTAGTTCTGAACACCCCAGGATTTTCTGAGAATTGATCCTTCATGTTAAAACGATAAAGGatgaaaaatgtatgaatataaataaacatgaataatttGTAAATTCAGGTGGGAAGTCTCTTTATCCATGTTTTGCATTCCCGCGACATTGATGCAATCCCAgaatgaaaaccttttttaatgAGGCAGCTCAGTGAGAGGTCATTAGCGCTGCAGCATTATTCATTATATCCAAAGACTCAAGTTCCATTCACTGAAGTGGAATGTGTGAGCGCATTAATACGATTATAAAAAATGCCTttagaagtgtttgtgtgtgtgtgtgtgtgtgtgtagtttcaACATGACTTTAATTAGTTGTCTCTCTCTAGTTCATTCACATTCACCATGATAGAGTAATCACCTCATGAGGGGCGTCGGCCTCCACGTATTGCCGGTAGATCCGCTTGGCTCTGGTTTCCAGTTTAGACGATCCTGTCTTCTTGTATTCCTCACAGGCGAGCCAGAAATCCATGTTCTCCTCGCTGAACTCTGACCTCAGGAAGCTGCTGAAGACCCGACGACCCGCTGAcgagggaagaggagaaaaaaaaaaaatgcttctgttaagtgagaaagcaaatgtctgaATCTCTTGCTCCAGACTTTTTCTACAAGCTCTCCTCCCACAGCAGGAAAATATGCAGCCGTTTCCCAGCAGGCTCGAGGACGTGTTGATGACACAATGGAAGCTGGATGATTacaaaaatatctcaggatgagaaaGAAGAGCTGCGTGTTGGGGACAATGCAGAcaaagacgtcaacttggaaagacgacgAGATCGAAGAGCAATTAGGAGATAATGGTCGATGCTGTTGTGGATGGGAACAAAGACACTGATCTTTAtgtgtcatgtctgaaaacagaatcagtgcCATCGCTCTGATTTAATaatgatgcattacattttaGGTTTCGTGTCCCTGGATCAGAGTCGGCAGATGTGATCTCAGTGTCCttgttatgttatattatattataaagtaAACTGGATTTTATCCCAAAAAATTAGTCACAAAATCCAGCAGCGATAACTGCAACCTGTCTTTTTGgataagaaaaaaatgatttttgacAGCACACACAGATCTGAGGCTTAGTTTGAAACCCTACACGATCCCAAGAATTGATGGACGACACTTCTGAGACCACGACGAGATAAAGAGAAGATCGGAAGAACGAAGACATGACGATGTAAGAGGTCAGCGAATGAGATCATGGAACGGAGGAGGTCAGCACCCAGCATGTTCCCGCAGGGCCATTGCTCCTGTTTTGtgtccatacacacacacagtgtaattcTCTGAGGgattgtgcacacacacacacacacacacacacacacacaaacacaaacacacacatatatacacagtacTGCTCAGCATGTCCTGAGGGGCCTCTGACGAGTGTCTCCAGACACGTAGCACAAAACCAGGGCATGAGAATGCAtcagagaaagtgtgtgtgtgtgtgtgtagataaagTCGGTGCTCAagatgtgtttcctgtttcagtcCCGTTAACTTTTCTCTAACAACATTATCAAAGCCGTTCTGTGCAGGTGGATCTTTGCAGGACGATGCTGCTGAATGTGCAACAtttcaaacagcagcttttGAAATCTCTGAACCCTTCCAGCGTCCATTAGCGAGGAATTTGAAGGTCGAGGCCTCGTCTGATAATATTCCCATGACTGCAGCAGCATCATGTCACATGAGAATTTATCATGTTTAGATTTTTTAGATATATAAATCAGCCCCTGGAGAGACTTTGCAGATGAACTAATCAGTCAAGCATTTTCCTCACAGTTAATCAGTGTTATTAGAATCAGACCAACTTCTGTGGGATTCACTTTGGACGCAGCCTCATTAGACACGGTTTGAATAATTACATGTTATTGAAGGTGTGAGATCCGTGTTCAACACTTACTGTCACTGTTCATGACGTGGCTGAAAGACTCTTTCCACTTCTTCACCTCAGTTGCAGTCGGAACCctaaaacacagataaacaggTTTTTAAATGCAGTTGCATGAAGCTGTGTGCatgtaattatttttatatgcaCTGCACAGAGACCTCACACAATCTGAATTCAGGGTGTTTGATCAGATTTCATTCCAGGTTTTTATAATTTGGAGTTTTTATCCCCGGCTGGGGGAACTCACATGTATAAAACATTATCAATACAGTTTATTAAAGAAGAAGATCAGGGCAAGAGACGTCAGTTCTAACCAGCTCATGAAGAAGAATGAAAATCTTCCAGAGGGAACCTGAGGTCACTGAGGGCTGGACCGAGGCCACAACACGACATAATGTGTTCCTACGCAAACCAGATCCGATATCAGGAATTACACGACTTCCAGAAACGATAATTAAGTTTCAAATTAATATCATGAGAGCCattatggttgttttttttcccccatggTAACAAAAACCTGCACCTGCTACTGCAATTACAGCTCGAAACAAAGCGTCACAGAGCCTCAGAACACAAAAAGGAAGGTAGAGGAAGCAGGAAATGATCTGTTTCCTGTTGAATTAATTGACTTTTAAGCTGCAGTTTTTCACTGTGAGCGTCACGTCCACCCGTTCACCTCTTCTCTCATCATCCCTTCATCTCAACAAACTGAGACGATCAATAAACCGATTCGTTCAGGGACACGTCATCGTGACACCGGACAAGATTTGAGCAGGTTTTGAGTCTTGAGCAGGAAACGTAAAACACAAATCTTCTCAGAGGCTGCGAACACAAACGCCTTCCAGGGTTTCAACATTTAAGACTTGATCATAACGATTCAAATTTAAGACATTAGTCAAGTCCGACAGATGTGAAGATCGGTTATCAGTTCCACattggtcttgtttgtagttttatcacACTGTGCTAATATCTGTAACAGTGAGAAAGAACTACGACACGCAGAGACAATACATATGCATGACGCCGACAGAGGCAGTGTTCAATGGATGTGGTTAAATTAGCTTCttgcaaattatttttattcaataaaCCCAATCAGAGCAAGCATTTCAAACTGTGCACAGTGAGAGAGTAGTTCCTCTGACctcttcacagcagcagcagcagcgttcttctccttcatctgcTTCTGATCTGCAGCTTGAGGTTCAGGCTTCTGCAGTAAGAAGCTTATTTTGTGCTTGATGTCTTTGGCACTGTGGAGAGGCAGGTGACAGGgcgggggagggaggggggaggggggacaTGGCATTTTCAGAAGAGTTCAGTTTGCTTCTAATCAACAATTCTTGACCTGTTGATGTCAAGTCGGAGACTGATTTAAAATCGTTAAAGTTTcgtttaaaaatgacaaaatgtgtgCAGACTGGATTATCTTACCTTTTCAGGCATGTCGCAGGAAGTGTGGCGAGTCCTTTACACATGGCGACAGAGGTACAGATCCAAAGTCAGAGCTGTTGGAGAAGGAGTGTGACAGCGAGCAGCAGCGTTCTTCAGTACTCGACAGCAGGCTGTTGGTTGTCTCCTCCCACTAGCACACATGGTTTTATACCTCCAGGGTGCACACTGACAGGAAACCGACCAATCACACCAGACATGGAGGAAGGGgctcagcagcagagaggatggagggaaagtTACAGCGGATGGGATCATGTGCAACCAAAACAAAAGGTGTTTTCCACTGAGGGAGGAATGACTGAAGAGGACGTGCAATAAAACAGAATCAACgagaaatcattatttttatccGTTTCTTTCGGTCCCACTCCAGCagattaaaactttaaattcatCTTTCTCCCtaaaaaatatgatatatttaaaaaaaattccccTTAAAATGGTTTGAATGTGACTCCACCgtcacagcgccccctgcagtaGAGCCTGAGCCCTGCCTACAAGTTGACATGATTGGTTTTCttaggtttgtgacatcacaactcTTGGCTGTTTGGATTCGGTTTCTCATTTACACCAGTGAGACACTTTTACATTTCAGCAGTAAATAAatgatcttaatgaaaaaaaaaacatcaggtaCATTTAGGGAGCTGATTTGCAGAACTGAATAAAAATTGTGGTGCTTTTAAACCTTGAAAAAAAATAGGAGGTTgataataaaagacagaaaaacaacaataagatGGAAGTACTGCTACAATAtctatttacaaaataaatattcaatgaTAAAATAGGAATAAATGTAAGAACAGTTAAAGGCCAGAttaaacatatttgtgtgtctgtgtgtgtgttgaatgtttgCACATCTGTTGAACTGCTCCACCATCTCCATAAAAATCgtctttagtttgtttttatcctgtaagaaatgaaataaaactgcatAAACTGTAACCCGATAGATTTGATTCCAAAGTCCTGCAGATCACTTTTACGATAagtgcatgaaaacaaacatgacctcaCTCAGTCCGTCTCTTTTCCACATGAACTCATATCTCACATCTGTCTGCCTGAACACGTTTCCTTTGATTCGACGCCTAAAAGCAGCTTTTCCTTCTATCTCACATTTTAATCGTGGACGACccctaaagagagagagagagagagagagagaactcaGACTGTGGCCAGTTCGAAAGAGGATCGATAACAATCAGCGATGAGGTCACAGCGGAGGTTTGAGTTCCAGTCCTCTGACAGCTCATGGTGCAGTTTCATCGCCTTTGGACGACATTTTGGACGTCAGGGACGCGACGCCGTCCACCGGCCAACGACCGgtgacatgttgtgtttttaatgcgTAAAGTGTAAAACAAATCCAGCCTGTTGATGATGTCACCATGTTGAAAATCATCGGCTATGATTAAAGATGAACGAACGCCATCTCACGCTGATGACATGATTTGgggtctgtgcagtagtgatcagggggtggagccaCTGTGgtaagctgtcaatcataacgtTTCACCCCCATTTCTTCACATCaagaaaaaactaattaaaacaaaacttatcagaaacgctcaaacaaacatcagtgtgacaagaactttacctaaaatgacagaaaccatcacaTTACAAGacagttttccattttcaaatgatttcaaaaGAACATTTAATTCAATGTGAACCACTAATATCGATCAAATCATTCCTCAGTATTT
Proteins encoded in this region:
- the rgs4 gene encoding regulator of G-protein signaling 4, whose protein sequence is MCKGLATLPATCLKSAKDIKHKISFLLQKPEPQAADQKQMKEKNAAAAAVKRVPTATEVKKWKESFSHVMNSDTGRRVFSSFLRSEFSEENMDFWLACEEYKKTGSSKLETRAKRIYRQYVEADAPHEVNLDGATREETRQGVENACPNCFDEAQRKIYVLMEKDSYRRFLVSKLIQDLSQNKEMKNCDCVENRQTLTGGA